Proteins from one Salmo salar chromosome ssa07, Ssal_v3.1, whole genome shotgun sequence genomic window:
- the LOC123743840 gene encoding mediator of DNA damage checkpoint protein 1-like: MMNRRPNLNGSGGPRSIGVPLLCPSNRVLLEREEVSQDPVMASSFRPSAFPSLHVVPRPPPPDDVWSKRPTAAHRKRRDLQSLVPVQDGCRESPGWINSSSSQLPAKTNRRRRNKELSFTEVLKNYKLLPDSRPSSPESLHQHEMMIPRIPVSITRPEGRPSNPRRPTRRPVRPVVLVQPDVQPSRPEGRPSNSRRPTRRPVRPVVLVQPDVQPSRPEGRPSNSRRPTRRPVRPVVLVQPDVQPSRPEGRPSNSRRPTRRPVRPVVLVQPDVQPSRPEGRPSNPRPPTRRPVSPVGLVQPDVQPSRPEGRPSNTRSTTRRKVRPSNPVCPVILESRPPSPVSITTSIVDLVQFESCPAVSLVQPESRPACPLTLEELALSESCSFSNNVFVLSMPKAAQPEEAARGSSSAPRDIIRPEAFVQTGPLLARRAQRDAPPPKKLPKPPVAPRPKLLPSLGQGNVSLVSANAWDERTKKKRKKGVRVQRSSLGLRHIPRDLELAMMRPRLVKSADPSQRPYQPWDDEDEVDIYALRRTAFMCPMYDQEESSGRGNKRVAVEALDNIPFRRKITLCYFMGGRRVMLPKDY, translated from the exons ATGATGAATAGGAGGCCCAACCTGAATGGGTCTGGAGGACCAAGGTCCATCGGTGTTCCACTACTCTGTCCTTCTAACAGAGTGCtgctggagagagaagaggtcagCCAGGACCCAGTGATGGCCTCCTCTTTCAGGCCCTCAGCGTTCCCCTCCCTGCATGTTGTGCCTCGGCCTCCCCCTCCTGACGACGTCTGGTCCAAGAGGCCCACAGCTGCCCACAGAAAGAGGAGAGACCTCCAGTCCCTAGTTCCTGTCCAGGATGGATGTCGTGAGTCTCCCGGTTGGATTAACAGCAGCAGCTCCCAGCTGCCTGCCAAAACCAACAGACGCAGGCGCAACAAGGAGCTCTCCTTCACTGAGGTTCTGAAGAACTACAAGCTTCTACCTGATTCCCGGCCCAGCAGCCCAGAGAGCCTGCACCAGCATGAGATGATGATTCCTAGAATCCCTGTCAGCATCACTAGACCTGAGGGGAGGCCTAGCAACCCTCGACGCCCCACAAGACGGCCTGTTAGACCAGTTGTCCTGGTCCAGCCTGACGTACAGCCTTCCAGACCTGAGGGGAGGCCAAGCAACTCTCGACGCCCCACTAGACGGCCTGTTAGACCAGTTGTCCTGGTCCAGCCTGACGTACAGCCTTCCAGACCTGAGGGGAGGCCAAGCAACTCTCGACGCCCCACTAGACGGCCTGTTAGACCAGTTGTCCTGGTCCAGCCTGACGTACAGCCTTCCAGACCTGAGGGGAGGCCAAGCAACTCTCGACGCCCCACTAGACGGCCTGTTAGACCAGTTGTCCTGGTCCAGCCTGACGTACAGCCTTCCAGACCTGAGGGGAGGCCAAGCAACCCTCGGCCCCCCACTAGACGGCCTGTTAGCCCCGTTGGCCTGGTCCAGCCTGACGTACAGCCTTCCAGACCTGAGGGGAGGCCGAGCAACACTCGGAGCACCACTAGGAGAAAAGTGAGGCCCAGTAATCCTGTTTGTCCCGTTATTCTTGAGTCCCGACCTCCCAGTCCTGTGAGCATCACTACCAGCATTGTGGACCTAGTCCAGTTTGAGTCCTGTCCTGCTGTGAGTCTGGTCCAGCCTGAGTCACGTCCTGCCTGCCCTCTGACCCTGGAGGAGCTGGCCCTTTCAGAGTCATGCAGCTTCAGCAACAATGTGTTTGTTCTCTCCATGCCGAAAGCTGCCCAGCCAGAGGAGGCTGCAAGAGGGAGCAGCAGCGCACCCAGGGACATCATCAGGCCTGAAGCCTTCGTCCAGACAGGACCCCTGCTGGCCAGGAGAGCCCAGAGGGATGCTCCTCCTCCAAAGAAGCTCCCCAAACCCCCTGTGGCCccccggcccaaactgctgccctCCCTGGGCCAGGGCAACGTGTCCCTTGTCAGTGCCAACGCCTGGGATGAAAGgaccaagaagaagagaaagaaag GAGTCAGAGTCCAGAGGTCTAGCCTGGGCCTGAGACATATCCCCCGTGACCTAGAGCTGGCCATGATGAGGCCCCGTCTGGTCAAGTCGGCCGATCCCTCCCAGCGTCCCTACCAGCCGTGGGACGACGAGGACGAGGTGGACATCTACGCCCTGAGGCGCACAGCCTTCATGTGCCCCATGTACGACCAGGAGGAGAGCAGCGGCAGGGGCAACAAGAGGGTGGCAGTGGAGGCCCTGGACAACATTCCTTTCAGAAGGAAGATCACCTTGTGTTATTTCATGGGGGGGCGCAGGGTCATGCTGCCAAAAGACTACTAA
- the LOC123743810 gene encoding translation initiation factor IF-2, with protein sequence MMIPRIPVSITRPEGRPSNPRRPTRRPVRPVVLVQPDVQPSRPEGRPSNSRRPTRRPVRPVVLVQPDVQPSRPEGRPSNSRRPTRRPVRPVVLVQPDVQPSRPEGRPSNSRRPTRRPVRPVVLVQPDVQPSRPEGRPSNPRPPNRRPVSPVGLVQSYVQPSRPEGRPSNPRSTTRRKVRPSNPVCPVILESRPPSPVSITTSIVDLVQFESCPAVSLVQPESRPACPLTLEELALSESCSFSNNVFVLSMPKAAQPEEAARGSSSAPRDIIRPEAFVQTGPLLARRAQRDAPPPKKLPKPPVAPRPKLLPSLGQGNVSLVSANAWDERTKKKRKKGVRVQRSSLGLRHIPRDLELAMMRPRLVKSADPSQRPYQPWDDEDEVDIYALRRTAFMCPMYDQEESSGRGNKRVAVEALDNIPFRRKITLCYFMGGRRVMLPKDY encoded by the exons ATGATGATTCCTAGAATCCCTGTCAGCATCACTAGACCTGAGGGGAGGCCTAGCAACCCTCGACGCCCCACAAGACGGCCTGTTAGACCAGTTGTCCTGGTCCAGCCTGACGTACAGCCTTCCAGACCTGAGGGGAGGCCAAGCAACTCTCGACGCCCCACTAGACGGCCTGTTAGACCAGTTGTCCTGGTCCAGCCTGACGTACAGCCTTCCAGACCTGAGGGGAGGCCAAGCAACTCTCGACGCCCCACTAGACGGCCTGTTAGACCAGTTGTCCTGGTCCAGCCTGACGTACAGCCTTCCAGACCTGAGGGGAGGCCAAGCAACTCTCGACGCCCCACTAGACGGCCTGTTAGACCAGTTGTCCTGGTCCAGCCTGACGTACAGCCTTCCAGACCTGAGGGGAGGCCAAGCAACCCTCGGCCCCCCAATAGACGGCCTGTTAGCCCCGTTGGCCTGGTCCAGTCTTATGTACAGCCTTCCAGACCTGAGGGGAGGCCGAGCAACCCTCGGAGCACCACTAGGAGAAAAGTGAGGCCCAGTAATCCTGTTTGTCCCGTTATTCTTGAGTCCCGACCTCCCAGTCCTGTGAGCATCACTACCAGCATTGTGGACCTAGTCCAGTTTGAGTCCTGTCCTGCTGTGAGTCTGGTCCAGCCTGAGTCACGTCCTGCCTGCCCTCTGACCCTGGAGGAGCTGGCCCTTTCAGAGTCATGCAGCTTCAGCAACAATGTGTTTGTTCTCTCCATGCCGAAAGCTGCCCAGCCAGAGGAGGCTGCAAGAGGGAGCAGCAGCGCACCCAGGGACATCATCAGGCCTGAAGCCTTCGTCCAGACAGGACCCCTGCTGGCCAGGAGAGCCCAGAGGGATGCTCCTCCTCCAAAGAAGCTCCCCAAACCCCCTGTGGCAccccggcccaaactgctgccctCCCTGGGCCAGGGCAACGTGTCCCTTGTCAGTGCCAACGCCTGGGATGAAAGgaccaagaagaagagaaagaaag GAGTCAGAGTCCAGAGGTCTAGCCTGGGCCTGAGACATATCCCCCGTGACCTAGAGCTGGCCATGATGAGGCCCCGTCTGGTCAAGTCGGCCGATCCCTCCCAGCGTCCCTACCAGCCGTGGGACGACGAGGACGAGGTGGACATCTACGCCCTGAGGCGCACAGCCTTCATGTGCCCCATGTACGACCAGGAGGAGAGCAGCGGCAGGGGCAACAAGAGGGTGGCAGTGGAGGCCCTGGACAACATTCCTTTCAGAAGGAAGATCACCTTGTGTTATTTCATGGGGGGGCGCAGGGTCATGCTGCCAAAAGACTACTAA